Sequence from the Hylaeus volcanicus isolate JK05 chromosome 1, UHH_iyHylVolc1.0_haploid, whole genome shotgun sequence genome:
AAAAGTCGACGAGGTTCATACGATTTCTGGAAAATAATCGTAACATACAAATCTATCATCTTTACTAAAGGTGATaaataattgctttttttttctagtggAGCACCCTGTGCTATATCATGATAgaatttatgttattattaaaatagtcGTAATAAATATCACTCATCAgagaaatacattatttaccTGAATAACAGAAAACATATGAATACATGTGAACCTTACTTTAACCAATTGAATGTTTCGTATTAGATTCTCTTTAACTGCTTTCGCAGTTCCAGCATCCTCGGCGAAAGAGTGTTTTTTATGGAATTGGTTAAGAGCAAACGATCGTACAAAATCGGCGGTTTCTTCTCGCGTCTCCATCGATCGTTTCACTAACCACTAAAATTTatcttgttattaaaatagtcttaataaatatcacgcatcggagaaataaattatttacctgAATAACAggaaaaatatgaatgcaaTCTAAGCCTTGAATTTGATGTGGTTCTATTCTGTATGGACAATTCATTCTGGGCAACACAGCTACAATTTTCTCAGTCAAggatctaaaaatatttacacatggttagaataatattctatgcgaatctaaataaaataatattataataatgttgTTTGCGTGCAAACTTACATTTTTTGACCTATGGTTAAATTTTCCtggaataataaatcgatatcTACATCGAAATTACAGGATTCTATGCACCAGGTCATCCCACCGATTacctaaatattatattaatttaacaactttgttttttaatatattagttTTACTATcctattttaattctttcaatgAGGTTTATGTTCACACCTTATCAAAATTCGATAACCCTTTTATTCGAGCTCGGAAATACCCTGCTGCTAAAAGCAAATCGATAATATCCTGGAATCTCTTTGCTTGTTCCTCATCTTCGCGTACATCAGCCTATAAATCATTTAACAATGAACTTTTTCACAAGTTTTATTTCCCGCTCACCGTTTAATACGCGTTTGTTAGTACTAACAAGCTACGACAGATGGCTTCAaagttttcgaataaataccATACATTTTATATCTTAGTACCATAAGGTATATTGTTCGAGCGACAGGTGCAACAATgactaaataaacaaaaacgtgTACGTTATGACAGTATGCGTAAAAGTCTCGAGTATAAATTACATCGAAAATAGGTGAAACGTGGAGTAAGGAATAGAGACGATGAAACATGAAACAGTGAACAACGCGTTGAAGTCAAATAACACAGTAcctatttcattattcacaTTTCATgggatattttattcatttttttattattatttggtcTATTATCAATGCTTTTTATGGTGAATACCATTGGGTGGAAACGTGTGTTTGATTTCGTCAACGTACCTCAGTTGATTCCGAGCTTTTCAATAACCTTTTTGGTACGTCGTTCAACATAGTTAGATCACgccaatttaaaaaacacgaCAGCTAATATGTGTGTGATGTATTTAGATTGAGTTATTAATGCGTCTGTATGACAGTGTTCAACTTTGCAACGTTCTGTCACTTGACATTACCGATTCTCGCCGTCGTCCCAGCCATTTTGCTTGTGATACGCCTATCAAAATCAAACATTAAGACGTACTTCCATGAATTGTCATGTTTACGTTCTTACGCTGTCGAATTGTGGACATTTAAATCCCAAGCAGATTTGATCaaatgtgttttaaaataatatgagACTTATAAAATGGTTGCaagattattttcttatagtagtttattataattatctgACTAATaagcatattttgttttcaaaacaCACGATTTTAAGACCTCTTTTTCGAAAGTCTTTTGCAATGTTTATGccttttacatttataaattatcttCTTTATCGtctatttacaaataaaaggaTTATTGTACTTGTTTTCTACTTGTTCATTTTcagttaatataaaatgtttaacaatAGTTAACATTCCTAATTTTTCaccaattaatattattctaattaaactAGTATtctgtacaaaataatattctaattaattttataaacatgaCATTAAAGTCAATATACATTTGATAACagatacatataaatacaaaaagtatagaaaatatacatttaaatccCAAGCAGATTTGATCaaatgtgttttaaaataatatgagACTTATAAAATGGTTGCAAGATTAAGATGCAAGATGTTCTAATCAGTAGTCCTCGATGGTGtgataaatttcgaaacattCTGGAACATGTAAGGCtactaaacattttttacattcccACGTAGTTTCacttctttcctttcttcttgAGCATACCTTACATGTTCTTGAAggtctttctttcttttctgtcGAAGGTATATGTCTTGGAAAATGTCCCCAATGCTTTGCCTGCGACGGTATTGCACGCTGTGATGGTCTTTCATATGTACTGTATTTAGGTAGTTGTACTGATCGCAACAAAGCCTCCGCCACTTCTGTTCGAAAATCtatgtaattcatttttttcttatcattcagtttattgaataaaacatgTGCATTAAAAATGGCTATATCTGTCATGTAGaagaacatttttgtatattctttCACGAATTTTCTCATTCTAGGAAAGCAGgccaaaaattgatttctacgATCTATACTACCTATGCCTTTATTGTATTCAGATATACAACTAGGTATTGAGATCCTTTTCTTAGCCTGCTCTCTTTCTAGGACTGTTACGTCTTCATGCTTTGTAGATAAAAGGTATATATCCTTCTTGTCTCGCAATTTTAATGCCAACAAACCATTACAGGATTGTGTTTCAAATTCacctttcttcaatttctttaatgaTAGATCTTTCGGCATATCTTCTCTGTTTTTACTTACAGTTCCCACAAcattcacttttttttcatgtaattttatatacagatTTGGTGACGAACACCAACTATCCAGGAACAATGTATGTCCATTATTCCATAATGATTCAGATAATTCCATTACTGCACTTTCTGATGCATAGTCATGAactacatttcttttttgttctgTACACATTTTGAATGCCATACAGAATCCTGTATTGGATTCGCAAagtttgtaaaattgaatccTGAATCTAGTCCTTCTTGTTGAATCAAATTGCATATGAGAAAGATGTCCTCTAAATTTCATAAGAGATTCATACATGAATACATTTTCCTCTGGCCTGTacaattgtttgaatttattgttaaaaaaagttATAATACTCCTAATTTTTTGTAGTGTGTCATTCTGATCTCCTGTTTCttcattagaaaaatgtaaatatcgtGAAAGTAATAGAAATCTCCAAAAAGGCAtagtttcttcaaaaattgGAGTTAATATAACTGTCCTTTTACTCCAATACATTTGAACTGATGGTTTTTTTACTTGTGCCATAATTATACACAAAGCAAAATAGGCTTTCATTTCGTACACATTGGTTGGAAACCACTTTTCatcaaatctttttttcttgtaattgtTGTCAGTTAATTGCTGATTAGCAAATCGATTCATTTCTGTGACTAACAGTTGCCAGAATTGTTcatctaaaatttcattaaagacATCTAAAACACTGACATTACTACCTAATCTTTCTAAAACTGACTCATTTACACCTGATGTATTCGAATATTGCCATATTTttggattatttttgtttgttgtcCATTTCCACTGATCGGACACTGTATTCATACATTCATCGCTGTTCGAATCATCTGAAAATGTACATTTCAACACTTCAAGAGGTATTGGAAATATATCACTGTTCTCGCTATCGTAGTACTCAATGATTCCTTTCATCGAACAGTCACTGTCTTCATCCAAAGTATCATTGGAATCTTCAGAACATGTAGAacgctttcttttatttgacattttttaactatttaattaatacaaactTATATGATAAGTGACAGTGATTTGGGAGTTGCTTTCCAAGTGTAGTTCGAGTGAAAACAGGtaagtattaatatttgccATTTGAGGAGAACATGACGATGACACTCTTTCTCGACAAGCTTTTAATTATGCACAGCTGAAACActggatattatttaaaaaaatcattgtcGTCGATCGTGTGATAGGTTGGCTTTCATAAACATCAAGGGCTCCATACTCGCGTGTTTTATAGGTTAAAGTCATGGACCTagaaataatatgtatgtacatgtttACTTGTACGAGTGCGCACCACTCTCTACGCATGGCTGGCAATCAGTTTGGATTAAAGGATTGCGGTAAATTTGCATTAACGTATATTAACCAACTGAAGTTGGAGTAggtatttgtaaaaaaaaatcataattgtACATAgttttgtaacaataattatacgttaaatgaatttataaagagtttttaacaataattatacgttaaacgaatttataaagagtttttaacaataattattgattaCATGAATTCATGAAGATAATAACatctacattaatttaagCTAACTTTTACAACTCTTCGTGAACTTTTATGAACCAGTCCATCTTTACCATATCCGCTCCCTTTTCCGCGATCATTATAGTCGCCGCATTAGTGTTTCCACTGACGATACTCGGCATGATCGAGGCATCGATCACTCTCAGCCCTTTGATACCATGGACTCTCAATCTGGGATCCACGACTGCCTTTTCATCATCTACAAGACCCATCCTAGCCGTTCCAGCGGCATGGAACAACGAAGTGCTGAGATGCCTAGCATTACACTCCCAATATTCCTTGGAATCCTGCTTAGTCTCTCGACAGTCAGGTATATCAACGTGATCCAATCTCATTCCATGCTTCTTAAACGTCTCCGTGTTCACTAGAGACTTGAGCGTATCGACAGACTTGAACAACGTTTCCATGTCTTCCTCTTCAGCAAAGTAATTCGTGTAAATCTTCACGGATTCAGCTGGATTGGTGCTGCGCAATTCGACTCTACCTCGACTCTTCGGTTTCAGTAAAACCGCCATGGGAATGATCAAGTCGTTTTCCATGATCTGCTTTTGTAACTCCTGATCAGAGTCAACATTGAACGCTGTCGTGAAAGCGTATCCTAGCAATGCGTTCCACCGTGAAATTGTGAGGAAATGAAACTGGATGTTTGGGTACCTAGACGTGGGATCGTTGACATCGACGAAACCTAGGAGATCTACTGGGAGGATTGTAAACACGCCTCTATTATGTAGCAAATAGTCATACATGTTGTCTAGCAGATCCGTTGGAAGTGGAGGAGTGGATGACTCGTTCGAGTAACTTATGCGAAGTCCTAACCATGTCAGGTGGTCCTGAAGGTTCTTACCAACAGGTAGATCAACTACTGTGGGGATTCCCATCTCATCTAGGTGTTTCTTGGGACCGATGCCCGAAAGCATCATCAGCTGAGGACTGGCGATACTACCTGCTGAGAGGATCACTTCTTTTGACGCTTTTATGTCTATCGATTGACCGTTCTTCAAAGTGACTCTGACACCAGTTGCTTTTTTATCGTTCAACAGGATTTTGTCCACTCTGCTGGATTTCATCACGTATAGGTTCTTTCTGTCTTTGACAGGGGACAAGAAAGCCTTCGCTACGTTCATACGTTGCTTATTGTCGATCGTACCTGGGGTTTTCCAGAAACCGGTGAAACGATCACTGTTTAAACTCTCGAACCCTAACTCGCGTGCACCGTCTAAGATGATGTTCTGTATATCTGTCACATTGCTACTATAATCTCTGATTTTCATTGGTCCATTGGCTCCACAAAATTTCCCTAATTTTGCTTGCAGTTCTGGTGAACAGCTCAGGGATTTCCTGAAGTAAGGTAATACTTCTTCGTAGCTCCATCCCGAGTTACCCAGGTTCGCCCATTCGTTGTAGTCTCGGTCGTTTCCGAACACGTGAATCATGGCGTTGATGACCGAACTGCCCCCGAGTGCTT
This genomic interval carries:
- the LOC128880887 gene encoding glucose dehydrogenase [FAD, quinone]-like, translating into METCLAAGCNAALSSTPPTVFAHLIQAILASQCALGGGGGIYPADRTEEILSSRREFDFVIAGAGTAGSILAKRLTEVEDWNVLLIEAGEDPSPESDIPGIMILMFGGNEDYVYEVEPQEGSCQGMKNKRCRWSKGKALGGSSVINAMIHVFGNDRDYNEWANLGNSGWSYEEVLPYFRKSLSCSPELQAKLGKFCGANGPMKIRDYSSNVTDIQNIILDGARELGFESLNSDRFTGFWKTPGTIDNKQRMNVAKAFLSPVKDRKNLYVMKSSRVDKILLNDKKATGVRVTLKNGQSIDIKASKEVILSAGSIASPQLMMLSGIGPKKHLDEMGIPTVVDLPVGKNLQDHLTWLGLRISYSNESSTPPLPTDLLDNMYDYLLHNRGVFTILPVDLLGFVDVNDPTSRYPNIQFHFLTISRWNALLGYAFTTAFNVDSDQELQKQIMENDLIIPMAVLLKPKSRGRVELRSTNPAESVKIYTNYFAEEEDMETLFKSVDTLKSLVNTETFKKHGMRLDHVDIPDCRETKQDSKEYWECNARHLSTSLFHAAGTARMGLVDDEKAVVDPRLRVHGIKGLRVIDASIMPSIVSGNTNAATIMIAEKGADMVKMDWFIKVHEEL
- the LOC128880896 gene encoding piggyBac transposable element-derived protein 4-like is translated as MSNKRKRSTCSEDSNDTLDEDSDCSMKGIIEYYDSENSDIFPIPLEVLKCTFSDDSNSDECMNTVSDQWKWTTNKNNPKIWQYSNTSGVNESVLERLGSNVSVLDVFNEILDEQFWQLLVTEMNRFANQQLTDNNYKKKRFDEKWFPTNVYEMKAYFALCIIMAQVKKPSVQMYWSKRTVILTPIFEETMPFWRFLLLSRYLHFSNEETGDQNDTLQKIRSIITFFNNKFKQLYRPEENVFMYESLMKFRGHLSHMQFDSTRRTRFRIQFYKLCESNTGFCMAFKMCTEQKRNVVHDYASESAVMELSESLWNNGHTLFLDSWCSSPNLYIKLHEKKVNVVGTVSKNREDMPKDLSLKKLKKGEFETQSCNGLLALKLRDKKDIYLLSTKHEDVTVLEREQAKKRISIPSCISEYNKGIGSIDRRNQFLACFPRMRKFVKEYTKMFFYMTDIAIFNAHVLFNKLNDKKKMNYIDFRTEVAEALLRSVQLPKYSTYERPSQRAIPSQAKHWGHFPRHIPSTEKKERPSRTCKVCSRRKERSETTWECKKCLVALHVPECFEIYHTIEDY